AACTCGGTACGCCCCCTGCTGGTGTTCAGGTGCAGCGTCCGGTACGCCGGCGAGCCGGCCGACCCGTACACCCAGAGGCCGCCGACGGTGTCGGTCGCCTCGAAGCAGACGGCGGGTACGCCCGCGTCGGCGAGGGCCTTGAGCGTGGCCAGTCCGGCTGCCCCGGCCCCGACGACCGCCACGGTCGGCGCTGTCGCCATCCCACCCTCCCCCGTTAATCCAACGTCCGATGGATAATGCCGAGCGGTCGGCGGCCCCGTCAAGAGGCGTACAGGCCGTCGAGGAGGCGGTGCACGAACGCGCGGAACTCGCGCCGTTCCCGGGCTTCCGAGCCGGCCCCGGCGGCGAGCGCCACCACGTGCCCGTGCACCGCCCACACCAGGCTGCGCACGGTGATGTGCGGGGTGGGCTCCACCAGCGCCCCGTCGGCCGCCGCAGCGGTGAGCAGCTGCTCGACCAGCGCGTACAGCGGGGCCGCGTACCGCTGGTCCAGCTCGGCGTGCCGCTGCGGCTCCAGCCAGCGGCGCAGCCACAGCGCGGTGGTCTCCGGCCGGTCCTCCAGGAAGTCGACGAAGACGTCGACCAGGTCGTGCAGCGCCCCCAGCGCGGCGCCCGGCCCGGCGGCGAGGGCGTCCCGGGCCCGCCCGGCCGCCGCGTCGAGGACCTGCCGTTCGGCGGCGAACACCCGGGCGAAGCAGGCGTCGTAGAGCTGCGCCTTCGTACCTGTGTGGTGGGCGACGGTGGCCACGTCGACGCCGGCGGCGGCGGCGACGTCGCGCAGTGCGACGGCGTCGAAGCCGCGCGCGGCGAAGAGCGCGGTGGCCGCGCCGAGCACCAGCTCGCGGGTGGGTCGCGTCTCGTCCCGCCGGGGTCGGCCCGGCCGTCGTCGGGGCATGGTCATGGCCGCCATTCTGCCCCTACAATCCATCATCCGTTGGATTGGCGGGCCGGTGGGCCCGGACAGGAGGCCGACATGACCGGGCTGGACCGGCCCGCGACCGGGGCGCTGCCCCGCGGCCCGCTGCTCGGCTTCGCCGCCGGCTCGCTCGGCATGGGCGTCTGGGTCACCGTGCCCGGCCTGCTCCTGCTGTACTTCCTCACCGACGTCCTCGCCGTCAGCCCGTGGCTGGCCGGCCTGACACTGCTGCTGCCGAAGGTCGCCGACGTGCTGCTGCACCCGTGGGTGGGGCACCGCTGTGACGTGGAGCAGGCCCGCCGCGGCGACCGGCGGCGGCTGCTGCTGGCCGGTTGTGCCCTGCCGGTGGCGTTCGCCGCGCTCTTCGCCGTGCCCGGCGGGGCCACCGGCGTCGCGGCGGCCGGCTGGGTGGCGCTCTGCTTCGTCGCCGGCAACCTGCTGTTCGCCGCCTACCAGGTGCCCTACCTGGCCACCCCGGCGGACCTGCGGATCGGCTACCACGAACGCACCCGGCTGATGGCCTTCCGGATGGTGGTGCTGACCCTCGGCATCCTGGTCGCCGGGCTGCTGGTAGCCGCTGCTGACCGGCAGGGACACCGCCACCCGCGCCGGCTACCTGCGGATGGCGGTGGTGCTGTGCTCGGGATGGCGCTCGCCGCGATGCTGGTCGGCGTCACCGGCATCGCCCGGCTGCGCGGTGCGGCCCCGGCGACCGTGACGCCGCACGCGACCGGCGGCTGGCAGGCGCTGACCGCCAGCCTGCGCGACCGGCAGTTCCGCCGGCTGGTCGCCGCCTACCTGGCCATGTCCACCACCACGCACCTGGTGCTGGCCGGCGTGCCCTACTACGCGCAGTACGAGCTGGGCCGCGCGGAAGCTCACCACCGTGCTGGTGGCCGCGTTCGTCTCCCCGGCGCTGCTGGTCACGCCCGGCTGGCTGGCGGTGGCCCGCCGGGTCGGCAAGCAGCGGGCCCTGCTGACCGCCCAGGTCGCCTTCGCCGCCGGCGCGCTGGTGCTGGCGCTCGGCCAAGCCCGCCGGCCTGGTCGTGCTGGTGGCGGCGGTGGCGGTGCTCGGGGTGGCGTTCGCCGGCATGCAGCTGCTGCCGTTCTCGATGCTGCCCGACGTGATCCGCGCGGCCGGTGCCGGCCGGGCCGGCACCTACACCGGGGTGTGGACCGCCACCGAGGCCACCGGCGCCGCGCTGGGCCCGTGGGCGTACGCGCTGTGCGCGCGGGCGGTTTCGTCGCCTCCAGCGCCGGGCAGACGGTCACCCAGTCACCCGCCGCGCTG
The Micromonospora sp. R77 DNA segment above includes these coding regions:
- a CDS encoding TetR/AcrR family transcriptional regulator is translated as MPRRRPGRPRRDETRPTRELVLGAATALFAARGFDAVALRDVAAAAGVDVATVAHHTGTKAQLYDACFARVFAAERQVLDAAAGRARDALAAGPGAALGALHDLVDVFVDFLEDRPETTALWLRRWLEPQRHAELDQRYAAPLYALVEQLLTAAAADGALVEPTPHITVRSLVWAVHGHVVALAAGAGSEARERREFRAFVHRLLDGLYAS
- a CDS encoding MFS transporter is translated as MTGLDRPATGALPRGPLLGFAAGSLGMGVWVTVPGLLLLYFLTDVLAVSPWLAGLTLLLPKVADVLLHPWVGHRCDVEQARRGDRRRLLLAGCALPVAFAALFAVPGGATGVAAAGWVALCFVAGNLLFAAYQVPYLATPADLRIGYHERTRLMAFRMVVLTLGILVAGLLVAAADRQGHRHPRRLPADGGGAVLGMALAAMLVGVTGIARLRGAAPATVTPHATGGWQALTASLRDRQFRRLVAAYLAMSTTTHLVLAGVPYYAQYELGRAEAHHRAGGRVRLPGAAGHARLAGGGPPGRQAAGPADRPGRLRRRRAGAGARPSPPAWSCWWRRWRCSGWRSPACSCCRSRCCPT